One stretch of Acropora muricata isolate sample 2 chromosome 12, ASM3666990v1, whole genome shotgun sequence DNA includes these proteins:
- the LOC136892732 gene encoding secretion-regulating guanine nucleotide exchange factor-like: MAASALNPCKKAQLLSWGANSYGQLCLGHKEDVLVPESCELNDLPVNSKISSISGGGGHTAVVTENQDLFMCGWNNKGQLGLGDIDDRPLLCQVPFPALVKQVSCGWNHTLAITEAGLYVWGSNSFGQLGIGKIGGCITRPTLCESFAKQQAVSIAAGLRHSAVALGDWSVWCCGANKKGQLGLGKPGNSQATLKQVVFPSFHGKVIQVAAGSHHTAALTDMGGVFCWGSNQHGQCGEPPEGTNTEEKAPIFALPQLIQGLISGLRVTELKSGWSHLLAVTEDQRVFSWGRADYGQLGLGENVVKQGYCRNPTEVTHVEGAKQVACGAEHNMVLIGGGSVVTWGWNEHGICGTGYEINVHTPGVVSPLEGSRVSVIGCGGGHCFAVINR, translated from the exons ATGGCGGCCAGCGCATTAAATCCCTGCAAGAAAGCGCAATTACTTTCATGG GGTGCAAATAGCTACGGACAACTGTGTCTAGGTCATAAGGAGGATGTGTTGGTCCCTGAGAGCTGCGAACTAAACGATCTGCCAGTAAATTCGAAGATCAGTTCAATTAGCGGAGGAGGAGGACACACAGCTGTCGTAACAG AAAACCAAGATCTATTCATGTGTGGATGGAATAATAAAGGCCAGCTTGGACTGGGCGACATTGATGACAGACCTCTGTTATGTCAGGTTCCTTTTCCTGCTCTGGTGAAACAAGTGTCATGCGGCTGGAATCACACTTTGGCCATCACTG aggcTGGATTGTATGTGTGGGGCTCAAATTCCTTTGGCCAGTTGGGCATTGGAAAAATTGGTGGTTGCATTACAAGGCCAACTTTGTGTGAG tcttttgcaaaacaacaagCTGTAAGTATTGCAGCTGGACTGAGACATTCTGCAGTGGCTTTAG GTGATTGGTCAGTGTGGTGTTGTGGAGCAAACAAGAAAGGACAGTTGGGGCTGGGAAAACCTGGAAACAGTCAAGCTACTCTCAAACAAG TGGTGTTTCCCAGCTTTCATGGGAAAGTAATACAAGTGGCTGCTGGATCCCATCACACTGCTGCTCTGACTGACATGGGAGGGGTGTTTTGCTGGGGTTCCAACCAGCATGGACAGTGTGGGGAGCCCCCTGAAGGCACCAACACTGAGGAGAAGGCACCAATCTTTGCATTGCCTCAGCTCATCCAAGGATTGATTAGTGGTTTACGTGTAACCGAGCTGAAGTCAGGCTGGAGTCATCTGCTGGCTGTCACAG AGGATCAGAGGGTCTTTTCATGGGGTCGCGCGGACTATGGCCAGTTGGGTCTGGGGGAAAATGTAGTTAAACAAGGCTACTGCAGGAATCCGACAGAAGTCACACACGTGGAAGGTGCCAAACAG GTTGCATGTGGTGCTGAGCATAACATGGTCTTGATAG GTGGTGGATCAGTCGTTACATGGGGCTGGAATGAGCATGGGATATGTGGGACTGGGTATGAGATCAATGTCCACACTCCAGGCGTGGTTTCTCCGCTGGAAGGTTCCAGAGTCAGCGTGATTGGTTGCGGAGGCGGACATTGCTTTGCTGTGATAAACAGATGA